The Bacillota bacterium sequence CGGCCTCGACCTCTGCCGCTTCCACCGCGGACGGCCTCGTGCCGTCCGCCAGTGCCGGCCCCGCCGGCACCCGCGCCGCTGCCTCCGCCGCGGCCGGCTGGAGGAGGTGCCCGGCCGCGGCGAAGAAGCGCCCGCGTTCCTCGCCGGCCAGCTGGAGCGCGTTGGCCAGGGCATGGGTGGAGCGAAGCGAGGGATGGAGCTTGCGGCCCGCCTCCAGCTGGGCGACGTACTGCCTGGAGCAGCCGGCCAGACCCGCCAAGCCGGCCTGGCTCAGCCCGAGCCGGGTCCGGTGCCGGGCCAGCAGAAGGCCGAAGCTGCCCTCGGGCGCCAGCAACCCGCCTTCCCCTCCCCGCGAGAGCCGGTCGCCGACGACTGGATCGTGGAGGCGAAGATTCGCGGCGCGGGGTCCGCACACCTTCCCGCGCCCGACCGGAGGCCAAGGCCTATGTCTACTGTCGTCTGTCGACCGCTACCCCGAAAAGGGGGGCCGTCCCTCCGCCCAGGCACGCACCGCCTCGTAGAAGGAGGCAGGGTCGATGGTGGCGGCGCGGGCCTCTTCCTGCGGCGGCCAACTCTCGCCGCCGGCCGCGGCCAGGGCTCTGGCGCTGGCGGAGACCGCCCGCTTGGCGGCGCGGAGCGAGGCGGGCGAGAGGCGTGCCAGCTCGCCGAGGAGCGAGGCGAGCGCCGCCTCCACCTCCCCCTCCGGCACCAACCGGCTGAGGAGGCCCCAGGCGAGCGCTTCCTCCGCGGGGAGCAGGCGGCCGGTGAGGAGGAGCTCCGTGGCCCTGGCCGGACCGGCGGCGCGGACCAGGCGCGCGGCGAAGGCCACGCCGGGCAGGATTCCCAGCCGGGCCACCGGCATCCCCAGGCGGGCGCGCGGGGTGCCCAGACGGAGGTCGCACGCCAGGAGAAGCTCGAGTCCCGCGCCCGCGGCCACCCCGTCCGCCACCGCGAGGGTCGGCGCGCCGAGCCGTTCCACCTTCTCCAGCGTCGCCTCCATCAGGGCGAACGCCGCGTCCACCTCCGGCGGCGTCAGCGAGCGGAGTTCGTCCAAGTCGGCGCCCGCGCAGAAGGAGCCGGGCCGGCCGCGCAGGACCAGCGCGCGCACGCCTGGGATCCGCTCCACTTCCTCGAGGAAGCCGCCCAGCGCCTCCCACATCGAGCGGGTCATGGCGTTCCGGCGCTCGGCGCGGTCGACCGTCAGCCAGGCGACGTGCCCCTCCCCGCCGGGGAAGGGGGCGATCTCGAGGGAGAGCGCCTCAGATCGCATGACGGATCCCCCGCGCGCGCTCCCCGTCGCCCGGGATGGCGCCCGCCTCCTGCAGCCGCTCCATCTCCGCCTCGTCGAAGCCGGCCTCGCGCAGGATCTCTCTCGTCTGCTGCCCGAGGAGCGGGGGCGCCAGCGCGATCCGCCCGGGGGTGCGCGAGAACTTGACGGGCAGCCCCGTCATGCGGAGCCGTCCGGCGACGGGGTGCTCCACCTCCACCACCATCTCCCGGGCCCGCACCTGGGGGTGGGCCAGCGCCTCGCCCACGCCGAGGATGGGGCCCGAGGGCACGCCCGCCCGATCGAAGCGCTCCGTCCACTCGGCCGAGGAGCGCGTGGCCAGGCGCGCGGCCAGGATGGGGACCAGCTCTGCGCGGTGCTCCACCCGGGCCGGGTTGGTGGCGAAACGCGGGTCGGCGGCCAGCTCGGGCAGCTCCGCCGCCTCGCAGAAGGCCCTCCAGAGCCGGTCGTTGCCCACCGCCACCATGATGTGCCCGTCGGTGGTGGCAAAGGGCTGGTAGGGGACGATGGTGGGGTGGGCCGAGCCCAGCCGCTCCGGGTCGCGGCCGGTGGCGAAGTAGGCGCCGGCGGCGTAGGTGAGCCAGGCGATCTGGCCGTCCAGCAGCGAGACGTCCAGGTACTGCCCCTCGCCCGAGCGCTGGCGCTCGTAGAGGGCGACCACGATGGCGAAGGCGGCCCACATGCCGGCGGCCAGGTCGGCGACGGACATGCCGTGTTTGGTCGGTTCGCCCCCGGGCTCGCCGGTCAGCGACATCATCCCGCTCATGGCCTGGGCGACGGCGTCGAAGCCGGGCCGGTCGCGGTCCGGCCCGGTCTGGCCGAAGCCCGAGATGGAGCAGTAGACGAGCCGGGGGTTGAACTGGCGCAGCTGGCGGTAGCCGATGCCCAGACGGTCGGCCGTCCCCGGGCGGAAGTTCTCGATCACCACGTCCGCCCGCTCGGCCAGGCGGTAGACCACCCGTCGCCCCTCGGGAAGGGAGAGGTCGAGGGCGAGGCTGCGCTTGTTCCGGTTGACGCTCAGGAAGTAGGCGCTCTCGCCGCCCAGGAAGGGGGGACCCCACTGGCGGGTGTCGTCCCCCGAACCCGGGCGCTCCACCTTGACGACGTCCGCCCCCCAGTCGGCCAGCATCATCGAGCAGTAAGGCCCCGAGAGGATGCGGGAGAAGTCGAGCACGTGCACCCCTTCCAGCGGTGGACGGCCGGCGGTCGACGTCCCATCCATCCCATCCACCTCCCCGGCAGGCGGCGCGGGGCCCGGCAGGGAGTCAGCCGGGGGACCGGGGCTCGGGCTCCTCCTGCCGGAGGTGCCGGGCCACCCGCTCGCCAGCCTCGCGGATGTGCTCCTCCATCACCGCGGCCGCCCGCTCCGGCTCGCCTGCGCGGACCGCCTCCAGGACGTCGCGGTGATGCTCCAGGTAGGCCGCCGCGTTGCCCGGTATGGCCAGGCTCGCGTGGCGCGCGAAGACGATGCGGTCCTGCAGGCCCGACATCAGCTGCGCCAGGGTGGCGTTGCCGGAGGCGGCGCAGACGGCGTCGTGGAAGGCGTTGGTTGCCTCCACCAGCGCCTCGCGCAGGCCCACCGGGTCGGCCAGCGCCTCGCGGTGGCGCTCCAGGGCCTCCCGCGCCCTCTCCAGCGCCTCCAGCGCCTCGGCGCGCCCCTCCCGCACCGCCAGCGCCGCCTCGTAGGCGGCCAGCCGCTCCAGCGCCGAGCGGCAGGCGTACAGCTCGCGGACCTGCCGCAGGCTGAGCCGCGTCACCTCCAGGCCTCCGTCGGCGCGGGTCACCAGTCCGTCCTGCTCCAGCTTGCGCAGCGCCTCGCGCACCGGCGCGCGGCTGACGTCCAGGTCGGCCGCCAGGCGGCTCTCCACCAGGCGCTCCCCGGGCCGGATCCGCTCGGTGACGATGGCGTGGCGCAGCCGCCGGTAGACCTGCAGGTAGATGGGCTCGGCCTTCTCGATCGGACCTCCGGCCGGCGACTCCCAATCCAGCGGACTCTTCACGGAAGCACCTCCGAGAACGTGTCCGGACGATTCCGGACGGGCTCCGTCCCAGAAGGCTTTCCTTCCGCGACTCCGCTGCGACTCCTCTCCCCGGAGGCCCGCGGGAGCGGGCGCCCGGTGCCGGCTGCCGCCCTGGCGGCCGCGCCCGCTTCAAGTCGGCCCGCCCCCCTCTCTCCCCACCGCCCCGGCCTCAGTCGGGGAGCGCATGACCCCGGGTCTCCGGAGCCAGCCCCAGGAGCGCCAAGCCGACCAGGAAGGCGACGGAGGTGAGGGCGATGGGCGTGCCCAGCGAGTGGAAGTAGCTGACGCCGGCCCCCACCAGGAAGGTGATGGCGGCTCCCAGGAAGCGGCCGATGGAGGTGGCGAAGGCGAAGGCGGTGGCGCGCACGTCGGTGCTGTACTGCTCCGGGAGCCAGAGCGTGAAGACGGCGAAGTCGGCGCCGCCCAGGCCCAGCACCGGCAGCAGGTAGTAGAAGCTCCGGACGGTGCCGTGGTAGAAGACCCAGCCGAAGTCGCCGGCCACGGCCACGAACATGCAGAGGAACATGAACGCCAGCGTCGCCCGCCGGCCGATCCGCTCGGCCAGGAGCGGCATCAGGAGGCAGCCGACGACGGTGAAGGCGGCTGTCAGCATGGTGCCGTAGGAGGCCAGGTGGACCGTAGTCACCTTGTCCAGGCCGGCGGCGGTGGCCAGCTGGGTGATGGCCGTGGGCAGGTAGACCGTCCCGGCCCAGAGCCCGATCATGGCCACGCTGAGGAGCAGGGCGTTGCCCACGGTCCGCCGCAGGTAATGCGGCGCGAAGATCCCCGAGAGGAAGCGGCCGAAGCCCTCGCGCCGGGTCTGCGTCCCCACGCGCTGCCAGCGCTCGGGCTCGCGGACGCCGTAGCGAATGAAGGCGACCAGAAAGGCGGGGATGATGCCGATCCAGAACATGACGCGCCAGCCGAAGGCCGGCGTGACGAAGAGGTTGAGGAGGGCGGCCACCACGAAACCGATGTAGTAGCCGGTGTGGAGGTAGCCCGCCCCCATCTTGCGGCGCGACTCCGGCCACTCCTCGGCCACGAAGGTGCCGCCCATGGACCACTCGCCCCCGATGCCCAGCCCGGCCAGGAAGCGGAAGAGCATCAGCTCCCAGACGTTCTGGGCGAAGCCGGCCAGAAAGGTGAAGAGCGAGTAGACCAGGATCGTCCACATCAGCGTCCGCGCCCGCCCGAAGCGGTCGGCCACCGGCCCCCAGAGCGTCGAGAGGCCCCAGCCGACCAGGAAGAGGGCGAAGCCGACGCCGCCCCAGAGACCCAGGCTGGCCGGGCTGACCGCGATGCCCGACTTGGGCAGCAGCTCGGTCAGCGCCGGCGTCAAGACCAGCGCGAAGATGCTGGAGTCCATCCCGTCCAGCAGCCAGCCGCCCCACGAAGCGAGGAAGCCGTTAACCTGGTTCCGGGTCAGGCGCTCCACCGCGGGTTGCCGCTCCGTCCATGTCGCCAAGCGGGCTCACCTCCCGAACCCTTCCCGGTGGCAGGCGCGCGCCTTCGCCACCGATCGACACTCGACTGTCGACCGTCTACCGCCTGGGTAGGTGGCCATTCGGCGCGGCCGCCCTCTCTCCTGCCGGTGTTCTCCGTTCTTCCCACATTCGACGGCGGGTCACGACGTTCTCCAGCCGGGAGGCCTGGCCGGTCTCCGATCCGCCCTTCTCCGACGCGACCCGGCCGCGCCGCCCCGGGGCCTCCCGCCCCGCCCGCTGCCGCGGCAGGCCCGCCCGCCGGGAGCGGCGTATAAGGGGCTCCGCCGGCGCCTGCCGCCCGCCGTCCCCCGGGAGGCGGCGACGCGCCAGGTCTTGGGGTGGGAGGCGATGGCCACGCCGGGAGGGGGCTTCCTGGACGAGGAGCTGGTGGGGCGCTGGTTCGAGGGCGTCCTGGGGCGCGGCGAGCTAGAGCCGGAGCTACGGCGCGACCTGGCGCAGCGCTGGGGCGGCGTCCTGGCGCGGCTGCGCGCCTTCGACGAGGGGTTGCTGGAGGAGCTGCCGCCCGCCTTCGCCTTTGACCCCGCGGCGGTGGAGCCGGGCGCGCCGAGGCTGGAGCCGGCCTCGCTGGCCGGCATGGCGGCGGGCGAGGCGATGGGCTATTCGCCGGCGCCCGGCGCGGCGGCAGGGGAGGAGAAGGCGCCCGCCGACGGGGAAGGGGGGGCGGCACCAGCCGCGGCGGGAGGCGCCGCGGGCGAGGGCGGCGCTCCCCCGCTCCGCGCCCGCGATCCCCTGGCCGAGCTGTCGGCCGGCCAGCTGCTGGAGGCCATGCGCGCCGGGCGCCTCTCCCCCCGGGAGCTTCTGGAGACGACGCTGGAGCGGGTCCGCCTCCTCGACCCCGTCCTGCACGCCTTCGTCCACCTGGCGGCGGAGGAGGCGCGGACGGCGGCCGCGGAGGCCGAGGAGCGGTTTCGCACCGGCCGTCCGCGGGAGCTGGAGGGCGTGCCCGTCGTCCTCAAGGACCTCTTTGACGTGCGCGGCCAGCCCACCACGGCCGGCTCCGCCGTCCGCGCCGGGCGGCGGGCGGCGCGCGACGCGCACGTCGTCCGCCTCCTGCGCGAGGCCGGCGCGGTGCTGGTAGGCAAGGTGAGCACGCACGAGTTCGCCTTCGGCGTGACCACCGACACGCCGTTCCACGGGCCCACGCGCAACCCCTGGGAGCCGGGGCACGTCCCGGGGGGCTCCAGCGGCGGCTCGGCCGCCGCCGTCGCCGCCCGCGTCGTCCCCGTCGCCCTGGGCACCGACACCGCCGGCTCCGTCCGCATCCCCGCCGCCGCCTGCGGCGTCACCGGCTTCAAGCCCACCTACGGGCGCATCGGCCGGAGCGGCGTGGTGCCGCTCAGCTGGTCGCAGGACCACGTGGGCCTGCTGGCGCGGAGCCTGGAGGACGTGGCCCTGGTGGCCGAGCTCCTGGCCGGCCCCGACCCGGAGGATCCCGCCGCGCATGCGGCCGTCCCCCTGGCGCCAGGCTCCGCCCGCGCCGCCGTCGCCCGGGGACGGGAGCGGCCGGACCTGCGCGGCCTCCGCCTCGGCCTGCCGGCCGGCTGGCTGGAGGACCGGGTGGCGCCGGCGGTGGAGGAGCGCTTCCGCGCCCTCCTGGAGCGTGCCGGCGCGGCGGGGGCGCGGCTGGAGGCGGTGGAGCTGCCGCCGGCTCCGCTCCTGGCGCTCCTCAACCGGGTGGTGACGCTGGCCGAGGCGGGCGCCTACCACGCGCCCTTCCTGGCCCGCGCCGGCCGCCTCTACTCGCCCGACGTCCGCGCGCGCCTGGAGCTGGGCCAGCTGGTGCCGGCGCGCGACTACCTGCTCGCCCAGCGCCTGCGCGGCGAGCTGGTCCGCCAGGCACGCCGGGCGGCGGCGGAGGTGGACGCGCTCTTGACGCCCACGCTGCCGCTCCCCGTCCCCCGCATCGGCCAGCGGCTCTGGTTCCCCGGCGGCCGCCCGGAGGCGGTGCCGGACGGTCTCATCCGCCTGACCGCCGGCTTCTCCTACCTGGGCTTCCCGGCGCTTACGCTCTTCG is a genomic window containing:
- a CDS encoding helix-turn-helix domain-containing protein, which produces MLAPEGSFGLLLARHRTRLGLSQAGLAGLAGCSRQYVAQLEAGRKLHPSLRSTHALANALQLAGEERGRFFAAAGHLLQPAAAEAAARVPAGPALADGTRPSAVEAAEVEA
- a CDS encoding enoyl-CoA hydratase/isomerase family protein produces the protein MRSEALSLEIAPFPGGEGHVAWLTVDRAERRNAMTRSMWEALGGFLEEVERIPGVRALVLRGRPGSFCAGADLDELRSLTPPEVDAAFALMEATLEKVERLGAPTLAVADGVAAGAGLELLLACDLRLGTPRARLGMPVARLGILPGVAFAARLVRAAGPARATELLLTGRLLPAEEALAWGLLSRLVPEGEVEAALASLLGELARLSPASLRAAKRAVSASARALAAAGGESWPPQEEARAATIDPASFYEAVRAWAEGRPPFSG
- a CDS encoding CoA transferase → MDGTSTAGRPPLEGVHVLDFSRILSGPYCSMMLADWGADVVKVERPGSGDDTRQWGPPFLGGESAYFLSVNRNKRSLALDLSLPEGRRVVYRLAERADVVIENFRPGTADRLGIGYRQLRQFNPRLVYCSISGFGQTGPDRDRPGFDAVAQAMSGMMSLTGEPGGEPTKHGMSVADLAAGMWAAFAIVVALYERQRSGEGQYLDVSLLDGQIAWLTYAAGAYFATGRDPERLGSAHPTIVPYQPFATTDGHIMVAVGNDRLWRAFCEAAELPELAADPRFATNPARVEHRAELVPILAARLATRSSAEWTERFDRAGVPSGPILGVGEALAHPQVRAREMVVEVEHPVAGRLRMTGLPVKFSRTPGRIALAPPLLGQQTREILREAGFDEAEMERLQEAGAIPGDGERARGIRHAI
- a CDS encoding GntR family transcriptional regulator; this encodes MKSPLDWESPAGGPIEKAEPIYLQVYRRLRHAIVTERIRPGERLVESRLAADLDVSRAPVREALRKLEQDGLVTRADGGLEVTRLSLRQVRELYACRSALERLAAYEAALAVREGRAEALEALERAREALERHREALADPVGLREALVEATNAFHDAVCAASGNATLAQLMSGLQDRIVFARHASLAIPGNAAAYLEHHRDVLEAVRAGEPERAAAVMEEHIREAGERVARHLRQEEPEPRSPG
- a CDS encoding MFS transporter; this translates as MDSSIFALVLTPALTELLPKSGIAVSPASLGLWGGVGFALFLVGWGLSTLWGPVADRFGRARTLMWTILVYSLFTFLAGFAQNVWELMLFRFLAGLGIGGEWSMGGTFVAEEWPESRRKMGAGYLHTGYYIGFVVAALLNLFVTPAFGWRVMFWIGIIPAFLVAFIRYGVREPERWQRVGTQTRREGFGRFLSGIFAPHYLRRTVGNALLLSVAMIGLWAGTVYLPTAITQLATAAGLDKVTTVHLASYGTMLTAAFTVVGCLLMPLLAERIGRRATLAFMFLCMFVAVAGDFGWVFYHGTVRSFYYLLPVLGLGGADFAVFTLWLPEQYSTDVRATAFAFATSIGRFLGAAITFLVGAGVSYFHSLGTPIALTSVAFLVGLALLGLAPETRGHALPD
- a CDS encoding amidase, producing MATPGGGFLDEELVGRWFEGVLGRGELEPELRRDLAQRWGGVLARLRAFDEGLLEELPPAFAFDPAAVEPGAPRLEPASLAGMAAGEAMGYSPAPGAAAGEEKAPADGEGGAAPAAAGGAAGEGGAPPLRARDPLAELSAGQLLEAMRAGRLSPRELLETTLERVRLLDPVLHAFVHLAAEEARTAAAEAEERFRTGRPRELEGVPVVLKDLFDVRGQPTTAGSAVRAGRRAARDAHVVRLLREAGAVLVGKVSTHEFAFGVTTDTPFHGPTRNPWEPGHVPGGSSGGSAAAVAARVVPVALGTDTAGSVRIPAAACGVTGFKPTYGRIGRSGVVPLSWSQDHVGLLARSLEDVALVAELLAGPDPEDPAAHAAVPLAPGSARAAVARGRERPDLRGLRLGLPAGWLEDRVAPAVEERFRALLERAGAAGARLEAVELPPAPLLALLNRVVTLAEAGAYHAPFLARAGRLYSPDVRARLELGQLVPARDYLLAQRLRGELVRQARRAAAEVDALLTPTLPLPVPRIGQRLWFPGGRPEAVPDGLIRLTAGFSYLGFPALTLFAGTDPEGLPLGLQVVGAPGEDVRLLEVAAALERHLLA